A stretch of the Papaver somniferum cultivar HN1 chromosome 6, ASM357369v1, whole genome shotgun sequence genome encodes the following:
- the LOC113287993 gene encoding pyridoxal phosphate homeostasis protein-like, translating into MAGTSMEVSTAAVALRTVLHRAHQAAEKSGRLSDQIKVVAVSKIKPVPVVRQVYDAGHRIFGENYVQEIVEKSPQLPDDIEWHFIGNLQSNKVKPLLTAVPNLFMVESVDDEKIANRLDHVVGSIGRKPLKVLVQVNTSGEESKFGVEPSGCVELVKHVKDGCPNLEFSGLMTIGMLDYTSTLENFRTLSNCRNEVCKALGINENQCDLSMGMSGDFEQAIEMGSTIVRIGSTIFGAREYPKKTEN; encoded by the exons ATGGCTGGTACTTCCATGGAGGTTTCCACTGCTGCGGTTGCTTTGAGAACAGTTTTGCACAGAGCTCATCAAGCAGCAGAAAAATCCGGTCGTCTTTCGGATCAAATTAAGGTGGTTGCTGTTAGTAAGATCAAACCAGTTCCCGTTGTCCGTCAAGTCTATGATGCTGGTCATCGGATCTTTGGGGAAAATTACGTTCAAGAAATCGTTGAAAAATCTCCCcag CTTCCGGATGACATAGAATGGCACTTTATTGGGAATTTGCAGAGCAACAAAGTGAAACCACTTCTGA CTGCGGTTCCAAATCTTTTCATGGTTGAGAGTGTAGACGATGAGAAG ATAGCAAATCGTCTTGATCATGTAGTTGGAAGTATTGGAAGAAAGCCTTTGAAGGTTTTAGTCCAAGTGAATACGAGTGGGGAAGAAT CAAAATTCGGTGTTGAGCCCTCAGGTTGTGTGGAACTTGTGAAACATGTGAAGGATGGCTGCCCAAACCTTGAGTTTTCCGGCCTAATGACAATAGGGATGCTAGATTACACTTCAACTCTAGAGAACTTCAGG ACGTTATCAAATTGTAGAAACGAGGTGTGCAAAGCTCTTGGAATAAATGAGAATCAATGTGACCTATCCATGGGCATGTCTGGTGATTTTGAGCAAGCA ATTGAAATGGGCAGTACCATCGTCAGAATCGGATCAACCATATTTGGTGCGAGGGAATACCCAAAGAAAACTGAGAATTAG